A region from the Aeromicrobium choanae genome encodes:
- a CDS encoding HAD family hydrolase has product MTAPDIKLVVADLDGTLLDERKQMPAETFGLIRELQAAGVAFAPASGRQWATIESMFHEVAGELVIIAENGAYVTHRGVEVAVHPLDPAWVSAAVTKTQGLADRGVDLGIVVCGVESAWIDRTDQPFLDQVEPYYRRLKVVDDLTSVDDTIIKLAVHDFGDLEAVTAPFLLEHAEQNPVALSGAHWVDVMAEGVNKGLAVRELQAEMGIDSTQTMVFGDYLNDYEMLEAADWSFAMGNAHPDILDLANYTAPPNSENGVITTVRAVLGL; this is encoded by the coding sequence ATGACCGCGCCCGACATCAAGCTCGTCGTGGCCGACCTCGACGGCACCCTCCTCGACGAGCGCAAGCAGATGCCCGCCGAGACCTTCGGCCTCATTCGTGAGCTGCAGGCCGCCGGCGTCGCCTTCGCCCCCGCCAGCGGACGCCAGTGGGCGACCATCGAGTCGATGTTCCACGAGGTCGCCGGCGAGCTCGTCATCATCGCCGAGAACGGTGCCTACGTGACTCATCGGGGCGTCGAGGTGGCGGTGCACCCGCTGGACCCGGCGTGGGTGTCCGCGGCGGTCACGAAGACGCAGGGACTCGCCGATCGGGGCGTCGACCTCGGCATCGTGGTCTGCGGCGTCGAGTCAGCGTGGATCGACCGCACCGACCAGCCGTTCCTCGACCAGGTCGAGCCGTACTACCGGCGGCTCAAGGTGGTCGACGACCTGACCTCGGTCGACGACACGATCATCAAGCTGGCCGTGCACGACTTCGGCGACCTCGAGGCCGTCACCGCGCCCTTCCTCCTGGAGCACGCGGAGCAGAACCCGGTCGCCCTCTCGGGTGCCCACTGGGTCGACGTGATGGCCGAGGGCGTCAACAAGGGCCTGGCCGTCCGCGAGCTCCAGGCCGAGATGGGCATCGACTCCACCCAGACGATGGTGTTCGGCGACTACCTCAACGACTACGAGATGCTCGAGGCGGCCGACTGGTCGTTCGCGATGGGCAACGCCCACCCCGACATCCTCGACCTGGCGAACTACACGGCCCCGCCGAACTCCGAGAACGGCGTCATCACCACCGTTCGGGCCGTGCTCGGTCTCTGA
- a CDS encoding dipeptidase codes for MPATKRRWLRRSLLGLLVLLLLGAVGFFALGPGIVENSMNRMADTDLSEPDEETAALHDSLFIADLHSDTLMWDRDLLDRSDRGHMDLPRLQDGNVGLQVFSSVSKTPKNQNYDSNPANTDNITLLAILQLQPPRTWTSLLQRSLYHADKLQDAVADSEGELRFIRSRDDLDRLVADREAGKDVTGALFSLEGLQSLEGDLENLGRLFGAGARMAGFTHFFDNEVAGSMHGEDKSGLTDLGRAAFAEMERRGMVVDIAHASHPAIAEMLTLATKPVVASHGGVQATCDVNRNLTDDEIRGVAATGGVIGIGYWDAAVCDLTPAAVVDAIEHVITVGGIETAALGSDYDGATKVAWDTSDIAVVTQELRDRGHSDEDIAAIMGGNTLRVLRAVLPVGSGG; via the coding sequence GTGCCCGCAACGAAGCGCCGCTGGCTGCGGCGGAGCCTCCTCGGCCTGCTCGTGCTCCTGCTCCTCGGAGCGGTCGGCTTCTTCGCGCTCGGACCGGGCATCGTCGAGAACAGCATGAACCGGATGGCCGACACCGACCTGTCCGAGCCCGACGAGGAGACGGCGGCGCTGCACGACTCGCTGTTCATCGCGGACCTGCACTCGGACACCTTGATGTGGGACCGGGACCTGCTCGACCGGTCGGACCGGGGTCACATGGACCTGCCGCGGCTGCAGGACGGCAACGTCGGCCTGCAGGTGTTCTCGTCGGTGTCGAAGACGCCCAAGAACCAGAACTACGACTCGAACCCCGCGAACACCGACAACATCACGCTGCTGGCGATCCTGCAGCTGCAGCCGCCGCGCACGTGGACCTCGTTGCTGCAGCGTTCGCTGTACCACGCCGACAAGCTGCAGGACGCGGTCGCCGACTCCGAGGGCGAGCTGCGCTTCATCCGTTCGCGCGACGACCTCGACCGCCTCGTGGCCGACCGTGAGGCCGGCAAGGACGTGACCGGCGCGCTGTTCTCGCTCGAGGGACTGCAGAGCCTCGAGGGCGACCTGGAGAACCTCGGACGGCTCTTCGGCGCCGGGGCCCGCATGGCGGGCTTCACCCACTTCTTCGACAACGAGGTCGCCGGGTCGATGCACGGCGAGGACAAGAGTGGGTTGACCGACCTCGGCCGGGCGGCATTCGCCGAGATGGAGCGCCGCGGGATGGTCGTCGACATCGCCCACGCGAGCCACCCGGCGATCGCCGAGATGCTCACGCTCGCCACGAAGCCCGTCGTCGCCAGCCACGGTGGCGTCCAGGCCACGTGCGACGTCAACCGCAACCTCACCGACGACGAGATCCGGGGCGTCGCGGCCACCGGCGGTGTGATCGGCATCGGCTACTGGGACGCGGCGGTCTGTGACCTGACCCCCGCCGCGGTCGTCGACGCGATCGAGCACGTCATCACGGTCGGTGGCATCGAGACCGCGGCTCTCGGCAGTGACTACGACGGAGCCACCAAGGTCGCCTGGGACACCAGCGACATCGCCGTCGTCACCCAGGAGCTGCGCGACCGTGGCCACTCGGACGAGGACATCGCCGCGATCATGGGCGGCAACACGCTGCGCGTCCTGCGGGCCGTCCTGCCTGTCGGCAGCGGCGGATAG
- a CDS encoding pseudouridine-5'-phosphate glycosidase has translation MRVQPSPEVAAALDEGRPVVALESTIISHGLPRPDNLEAAQEFEEILRSQGVTPATIAVLDGELKAGLTADELARIANEEVPKLTVRDLPVVLGMAGSGATTVAATSWIADRAGIRVFATGGLGGVHRGASESFDESADLTVLGQVPITVVSAGVKSILDIPATLERLETLGVIVLGFRTKDFPSFWLTSSGYELDWRAEDAFAVAAVMHSRDALGLKSGIVVANPLPEEKQLDPVVHDEALERALAEADAKGLSGKEVTPFLLQRIVELTGGDSLAVNLDIARNNIAVAARIAVAAAEYP, from the coding sequence GTGAGAGTCCAGCCGTCCCCCGAAGTCGCCGCTGCCCTGGACGAGGGGCGGCCGGTCGTCGCCCTCGAGTCCACGATCATCAGTCACGGCCTGCCCCGTCCCGACAACCTCGAGGCGGCGCAGGAGTTCGAGGAGATCCTGCGTTCGCAGGGCGTCACGCCCGCCACGATCGCGGTGCTGGACGGCGAGCTGAAGGCCGGCCTGACCGCCGACGAGCTCGCCAGGATCGCGAACGAGGAGGTCCCGAAGCTCACGGTGCGCGACCTCCCGGTGGTGCTCGGCATGGCGGGCAGCGGCGCCACCACGGTGGCCGCCACGTCCTGGATCGCCGACCGCGCCGGGATCCGTGTCTTCGCCACGGGCGGCCTGGGCGGCGTGCACCGCGGGGCGTCGGAGTCGTTCGACGAGTCCGCCGACCTCACCGTGCTGGGCCAGGTGCCGATCACGGTGGTCTCGGCGGGCGTGAAGTCGATCCTCGACATCCCCGCCACGCTGGAGCGGCTCGAGACGCTGGGCGTCATCGTCCTGGGCTTCCGCACCAAGGACTTCCCCAGCTTCTGGCTGACGTCCTCGGGGTACGAGCTCGACTGGAGGGCCGAGGACGCCTTCGCGGTCGCCGCCGTCATGCACAGCCGCGACGCGCTCGGACTGAAGTCGGGCATCGTCGTGGCCAACCCCCTGCCCGAGGAGAAGCAGCTCGACCCCGTGGTCCACGACGAGGCGCTCGAGCGCGCGCTGGCCGAGGCCGACGCGAAGGGCCTGTCGGGCAAGGAGGTCACGCCGTTCCTCCTGCAGCGCATCGTGGAGCTGACCGGCGGTGACAGCCTCGCGGTCAACCTCGACATCGCGCGCAACAACATCGCGGTCGCCGCGCGCATCGCGGTCGCCGCGGCGGAGTACCCGTGA
- a CDS encoding carbohydrate kinase family protein, which produces MILVVGDVVDDIGVLPLEPVAPRSDTRAQIRMTPGGSAANTAAWLGFLGSDTRFFGKVGNDGVQRHGAALREHQVEPRLVADPLLPTATIVLTLDDEADRTMYVDRAANGTLTSADLPEDLWDGVDWLHLTGYTFFDPQTRDVAIELIAEAKRRGAGVSVDPSTTAFLREVTPEAFAAWTHGVDLLVPNLDEARLLVGATGPFVDFDTLTSMYPHVVVTLGSMGAAYVAGSAREQVAAPRVQVVDTTGAGDAFTAGFLASWLETKDPRAALTGGIGAASRCVQQRGARP; this is translated from the coding sequence GTGATCCTCGTCGTGGGCGATGTCGTCGACGACATCGGCGTCCTGCCGCTGGAGCCCGTCGCCCCACGCAGCGACACCCGCGCCCAGATCCGGATGACCCCGGGCGGCTCGGCCGCCAACACCGCCGCGTGGCTGGGGTTCCTCGGCTCCGACACGCGGTTCTTCGGCAAGGTCGGAAACGACGGGGTGCAGCGGCACGGCGCCGCGCTGCGCGAGCACCAGGTCGAGCCACGACTCGTGGCCGACCCGCTGCTGCCCACCGCCACGATCGTGCTGACCCTCGACGACGAGGCCGACCGCACGATGTACGTCGATCGTGCGGCCAACGGCACCCTGACCTCCGCCGACCTGCCCGAGGACCTGTGGGACGGCGTCGACTGGCTGCACCTCACCGGTTACACCTTCTTCGACCCGCAGACCCGCGACGTCGCGATCGAGCTGATCGCCGAGGCCAAGCGCCGCGGAGCCGGCGTGAGCGTCGACCCGAGCACCACCGCGTTCCTGCGCGAGGTCACCCCGGAGGCGTTCGCCGCCTGGACCCACGGAGTCGACCTGCTGGTGCCCAACCTCGACGAGGCGCGCCTGCTGGTCGGTGCCACCGGCCCGTTCGTCGACTTCGACACCCTCACGTCCATGTACCCGCACGTCGTGGTGACGCTCGGCTCGATGGGAGCCGCCTACGTGGCCGGGAGCGCGCGCGAGCAGGTGGCGGCCCCGCGCGTGCAGGTGGTCGACACCACCGGCGCCGGCGACGCGTTCACCGCGGGATTCCTGGCCTCGTGGCTCGAGACGAAGGATCCCCGTGCGGCGCTCACCGGCGGCATCGGCGCGGCCAGCCGCTGCGTGCAGCAGCGCGGCGCGCGCCCCTAG
- a CDS encoding heterodisulfide reductase-related iron-sulfur binding cluster, translating into MEPINIIAGVITLVSTALAVYYLAPGIKRMLGVIRAGTPAYGRTDNPKSRTKTMLVETLGHTRMLQWHWVGILHWAVFFSFLILSTAVATAYLQVWNPHLVLPLIGHFFLFEWVSELIAWLGLIGIAALVVIRQLNHPRSQGRQSRFFGSRFGQAYFVEAMVALECAAGILIRGAEYQLMSLEGDSHASAFHFPTTAWIGETLWSGLSVTGLEATITILAVIKVVSATVWLMVIGKNLTMGVAWHRFLAWFNIYFKRESDGSTALGALVPLYVAGKPLDLETMEDMEEEEFEKLGVGKVEDFSWKSILDFSTCTECGRCQSQCPAWATEKPLSPKLLMMGLREHAYAKVPLLGADPETLTEEQQRELERPLIGTEDLFGVIDPDVLWSCTNCGACVQQCPVDIEHVDHIDNMRRYQVLVESNFPAELNNIFKGLERKGNPWGMNPRDRMKWAEDLDFEVKQVGVDIESLDEVEWLFWVGCAGAYEDRAKKTTQAVAELLDIAGVTFAVLGDGETCSGDSARRAGNEIVFKQLAMENVAVFQETKVKKVVSTCAHCFNTLKNEYKELGIELEVVHHTQLLNRLVREKKLKPVAPAAPAAKVTYHDPCFLGRHNQVYSPPRELIGATGADYVEMDRSKERSFCCGAGGARMWMEEKIGSRININRTEEAISTGAEQIAVGCPFCRVMLADGLTAKQAEDESLVNVEVLDVAQLLLQAVKRSEEDVVAEAEALVMAAEGSHASGDEPEDAEPGPEAEADPGTLTDTESVGAAADAHESDEAPTDAGDLDDPDSASREADAEVAAMHNVAVDDKGTAGGIFESGDATPEGAADHEGTKPVSVATEPEDEPAQSDPEPQATGDAVSKPEFDSESEDGPAQNERQEGLGQPDADAAADDVTETEAPAEETEVAETEPAADEPEVTETEAPAEEAEAAEPEPEEPEVTETEATEDASAGHEQPSLLDSLEDDEPKPHTASEDEPKPEPHPESGDTTNPDAESVVYDDSEPELPAEKHAEPTSEQEELAAITPVEDAPAPDPVSEDAAPLSDANPSGAALTESAQQAAQDDESDDTKG; encoded by the coding sequence ATGGAACCGATCAACATCATCGCCGGAGTGATCACGCTGGTCTCGACGGCGTTGGCGGTGTACTACCTGGCGCCCGGGATCAAGCGGATGCTCGGAGTCATCCGCGCCGGCACGCCGGCCTACGGACGCACCGACAACCCGAAGAGCCGCACCAAGACCATGCTGGTCGAGACGCTCGGCCACACGCGCATGCTCCAGTGGCACTGGGTCGGCATCCTGCACTGGGCCGTCTTCTTCAGCTTCCTCATCCTCAGCACCGCGGTCGCGACCGCCTACCTGCAGGTGTGGAACCCGCACCTCGTGCTGCCGCTGATCGGCCACTTCTTCCTGTTCGAGTGGGTCAGCGAGCTCATCGCCTGGCTCGGCCTGATCGGCATCGCCGCGCTCGTCGTGATCCGTCAGCTCAACCACCCCCGCTCGCAGGGCCGCCAGAGCCGCTTCTTCGGCTCGCGCTTCGGCCAGGCCTACTTCGTCGAGGCGATGGTCGCGCTCGAGTGCGCCGCCGGCATCCTCATCCGCGGCGCCGAGTACCAGCTGATGAGCCTCGAGGGCGACAGCCACGCGAGCGCCTTCCACTTCCCCACCACCGCCTGGATCGGCGAGACGCTGTGGTCCGGTCTCTCGGTCACGGGCCTCGAGGCCACGATCACGATCCTCGCGGTCATCAAGGTCGTCTCGGCCACCGTCTGGCTGATGGTGATCGGCAAGAACCTCACGATGGGCGTCGCCTGGCACCGGTTCCTGGCCTGGTTCAACATCTACTTCAAGCGCGAGTCCGACGGCAGCACCGCCCTGGGCGCCCTCGTCCCGCTCTACGTCGCCGGCAAGCCGCTCGACCTGGAGACCATGGAGGACATGGAGGAGGAGGAGTTCGAGAAGCTCGGCGTCGGCAAGGTCGAGGACTTCAGCTGGAAGAGCATTCTCGACTTCTCGACCTGCACCGAGTGCGGCCGCTGCCAGAGCCAGTGCCCCGCCTGGGCCACCGAGAAGCCCCTCTCCCCCAAGCTGCTGATGATGGGCCTGCGCGAGCACGCCTACGCGAAGGTGCCGCTCCTGGGCGCCGATCCCGAGACCCTCACCGAGGAGCAGCAGCGCGAGCTGGAGCGTCCGCTGATCGGCACCGAGGACCTTTTCGGCGTCATCGACCCCGACGTCCTGTGGTCGTGCACCAACTGCGGCGCGTGCGTCCAGCAGTGCCCCGTCGACATCGAGCACGTCGACCACATCGACAACATGCGCCGCTACCAGGTGCTCGTCGAGTCCAACTTCCCCGCCGAGCTCAACAACATCTTCAAGGGCCTCGAGCGCAAGGGGAACCCGTGGGGCATGAACCCGCGCGACCGCATGAAGTGGGCCGAGGACCTCGACTTCGAGGTCAAGCAGGTCGGCGTCGACATCGAGTCGCTCGACGAGGTCGAGTGGCTGTTCTGGGTCGGCTGCGCCGGCGCCTACGAGGACCGCGCCAAGAAGACCACGCAGGCGGTCGCCGAGCTGCTGGACATCGCCGGCGTCACCTTCGCCGTCCTCGGTGACGGTGAGACCTGCTCGGGCGACTCCGCCCGTCGCGCCGGCAACGAGATCGTCTTCAAGCAGCTCGCGATGGAGAACGTCGCGGTCTTCCAGGAGACCAAGGTCAAGAAGGTCGTCTCGACCTGCGCGCACTGCTTCAACACGCTCAAGAACGAGTACAAGGAGCTCGGCATCGAGCTCGAGGTCGTGCACCACACGCAGCTGCTCAACCGCCTCGTGCGCGAGAAGAAGCTCAAGCCGGTCGCGCCCGCCGCGCCCGCCGCGAAGGTCACGTACCACGACCCCTGCTTCCTGGGCCGCCACAACCAGGTCTACTCGCCCCCGCGCGAGCTGATCGGTGCCACGGGCGCGGACTACGTCGAGATGGACCGCAGCAAGGAGCGCTCCTTCTGCTGCGGCGCCGGCGGCGCCCGCATGTGGATGGAGGAGAAGATCGGTTCGCGGATCAACATCAACCGCACCGAGGAGGCCATCAGCACGGGCGCCGAGCAGATCGCGGTGGGCTGCCCGTTCTGCCGCGTCATGCTGGCCGACGGCCTCACGGCCAAGCAGGCCGAGGACGAGTCGCTCGTCAACGTCGAGGTGCTCGACGTCGCGCAGCTGCTGCTGCAGGCGGTCAAGCGCTCCGAGGAGGACGTCGTGGCCGAGGCGGAGGCCCTGGTCATGGCGGCCGAGGGGTCGCACGCCTCGGGTGACGAGCCCGAGGACGCCGAGCCCGGCCCTGAGGCTGAGGCCGATCCCGGCACGCTGACCGACACCGAGTCGGTGGGTGCGGCCGCGGACGCGCACGAGTCGGACGAGGCTCCGACGGATGCCGGTGACCTCGACGACCCCGACAGCGCGAGCCGCGAGGCCGACGCCGAGGTGGCCGCGATGCACAACGTCGCGGTCGACGACAAGGGCACCGCCGGAGGCATCTTCGAGTCCGGGGACGCCACGCCGGAGGGTGCCGCCGATCACGAGGGCACCAAGCCCGTCTCCGTGGCCACCGAGCCCGAGGACGAGCCGGCCCAGTCCGACCCCGAGCCGCAGGCCACGGGCGACGCGGTGTCGAAGCCGGAGTTCGACTCGGAGTCCGAGGACGGCCCGGCCCAGAACGAGCGCCAGGAGGGCCTCGGCCAGCCTGACGCCGACGCGGCGGCCGACGACGTGACCGAGACCGAGGCGCCCGCCGAGGAGACCGAAGTCGCCGAGACCGAGCCCGCCGCCGATGAGCCGGAGGTCACGGAGACCGAGGCACCCGCCGAGGAGGCCGAGGCCGCCGAGCCCGAGCCCGAGGAGCCGGAGGTCACCGAGACCGAGGCGACCGAGGACGCGTCCGCCGGACACGAGCAGCCGTCGCTGCTCGACTCGCTGGAGGACGACGAGCCGAAGCCGCACACGGCCTCGGAGGACGAGCCCAAGCCGGAGCCGCACCCCGAGAGTGGTGACACGACCAACCCGGACGCCGAGTCGGTCGTGTACGACGACTCCGAGCCCGAGCTGCCGGCCGAGAAGCACGCCGAGCCGACGTCGGAGCAGGAGGAGCTCGCCGCGATCACTCCGGTCGAGGACGCCCCCGCGCCGGATCCGGTCTCGGAGGACGCGGCGCCGCTCAGCGACGCCAACCCCTCCGGCGCCGCCCTGACCGAGTCGGCGCAGCAGGCCGCTCAGGACGACGAGAGCGACGACACGAAGGGCTGA